Proteins encoded by one window of Aspergillus puulaauensis MK2 DNA, chromosome 4, nearly complete sequence:
- a CDS encoding uncharacterized protein (COG:G;~EggNog:ENOG410QDAQ;~InterPro:IPR020846,IPR011701,IPR036259;~PFAM:PF07690;~TransMembrane:12 (i60-80o100-123i135-152o158-177i189-210o222-243i264-282o302-322i329-350o356-376i388-407o427-450i);~go_function: GO:0022857 - transmembrane transporter activity [Evidence IEA];~go_process: GO:0055085 - transmembrane transport [Evidence IEA]): MSNTELVTITTPHTVPSTTTTLTSEPRERASLRRHEDVEDEPTSDGRAEQELSPVDGGAAAWRLLCAAFMFEALLWGFPLSFGVFQEYYSKIPEFAGNRYISVVGTIASGFGYLGAPVIMPFIQRYQRWQRQMIWVGWPICIAGLVFGSFASTLEVLILTQGVAYGLGFLIFYYPILSMVNEYWITRRGMAYGILCGASGVSGSVMPFVLQALLAKYGYRTTLRAVAVALTLLTGPLIPLLKGRLPPSGRASTPKINWTFFRSPLFWIYSISNLLQGFGYFFPSLYLPSFASSLNLSGKSGALLLALMSVCQVCGQFVFGYLSDRKVPLNALACLSTVVAAVACLTMWGLAQSFPVLIVFAVVYGFFAAGYTAIWARMSMAITDDVTAAPIVFSLLNFGKGIGNVLAGPVGGFLVSSSTSTGPSSSSYRWVITFTGVCMFASACTICLRYSKYLCVLVVR; this comes from the exons ATGAGTAACACCGAATTGGTGACCATCACGACCCCTCACACGGTCCCAAGTACGACTACGACTCTAACTTCTGAGCCACGTGAAAGAGCATCACTACGACGGCATGAGGATGTAGAGGATGAGCCAACGAGTGACGGACGAGCGGAACAGGAGCTTTCGCCTGTAGATGGAGGGGCCGCTGCTTGGAGGCTGCTCTGCGCCGCTTTCATGTTTGAAGCATTGCTATGGG GCTTCCCTCTCTCATTTGGTGTCTTCCAAGAATACTACTCCAAGATTCCAGAATTCGCGGGTAATCGCTATATCTCCGTTGTAGGCACCATAGCATCTGGATTTGGTTACCTTGGAGCACCGGTCATCATGCCTTTTATTCAGCGCTATCAGCGGTGGCAGCGCCAGATGATCTGGGTTGGCT GGCCGATTTGCATTGCTGGACTCGTTTTCGGGTCCTTTGCGTCCACTTTAGAAGTGCTTATCCTTACACAGGGTGTGGCCTATGGCCTTGGTTTCCTCATATTCTACTACCCCATCCTCAGCATGGTAAACGAGTACTGGATCACACGTCGTGGCATGGCTTACGGCATTCTCTGCGGTGCCTCTGGCGTCTCAGGGTCCGTGATGCCGTTTGTCCTGCAAGCTTTGTTAGCAAAATACGGTTACAGAACAACACTTCGTGCTGTGGCCGTGGCTCTCACCTTGCTCACAGGCCCGTTGATTCCTCTCTTAAAGGGCCGCTTGCCGCCTTCAGGACGAGCCAGTACACCCAAAATCAATTGGACGTTTTTCCGGAGCCCCCTCTTCTGGATATACTCGATTTCAAATCTACTGCAGGGATTCGGGTACTTTTTTCCTTCATTGTATCTCCCCTCGTTTGCGTCGTCCTTAAACCTCAGTGGCAAAAGTGGtgctctcctcctcgcgctGATGAGCGTTTGTCAGGTCTGTGGCCAGTTTGTCTTCGGTTACTTGTCTGACCGCAAAGTACCGCTTAACGCTTTGGCTTGCTTGTCAACCGTCGTTGCAGCAGTTGCCTGTCTCACCATGTGGGGATTGGCCCAGAGCTTTCCGGTCTTAATCGTCTTTGCTGTTGTATATGGGTTTTTCGCTGCAGGTTATACTGCTatctgggcgaggatgagcaTGGCAATCACTGATGATGTGACAGCAGCGCCAATTGTCTTCAGCCTGCTTAACTTTGGCAAAGGCATCGGAAACGTACTTGCTGGTCCTGTCGGGGGATTTTTGGTTTCCAGCTCGACGTCAACGGGgccttcatcgtcgtcctaTCGTTGGGTCATCACTTTCACTGGTGTATGCATGTTCGCGAGCGCCTGTACTATTTGCTTGCGGTATTCGAAGTACCTCTGTGTCTTGGTTGTTAGATGA